The stretch of DNA GGAATCGGCGCCGCCGGAAGACGCGTACGGTGTCCTGGTGGATACCACGGAGTGCGTGGGTTGCCGGAAATGCGAGTGGGCGTGCAACAAAGAGCACCATCTGACGCAAGCGCCGCTCGAGGCCTATGAAGATACGGCGGTGTTCGAGCAGGGCCGGCGCATGGACGACAAAGCGTACACCGTGGTCAACCGGTTTGAGAACGAACGCAATCCGGAAGAGCCCGTGTACGTCAAGTATCAGTGCATGCATTGCGTGCAACCCGCGTGCGTGTCGGCGTGCCTTGTCGGCGCGTTGCAGAAGGATCCGCACGGCGCAGTCACCTATGATGCGTGGAAATGCATCGGTTGCCGGTATTGCATGGTGGCGTGCCCGTTCGAGGTGCCGGCTTACGAATACGGGAACGCGCTGACGCCGGCGGTGCGCAAGTGTTCGTTCTGCTTCGAGCGCACGGCGCGCGAAGGCGAGACGCCTGCGTGCGTGGCGATGTGCCCGCCGATGGCGCTTACGTATGGCAAGCGCACGGAGCTGATAGCGTTTGCGCACGAAAAAATCGCCATGTACCCGGACCGTTATGTGGACCATGTTTATGGAGAACATGAAGCGGGGGGGACTTCGTGGCTGTATCTGGCGAGCGCGCCGCTCGAAGAACTCGGGCTGCCCGCGCTTGGGGATGCGCCTGTGCAGCACCTGGCTGAGACCATCCAGCACAGCGTGTTCAAGTTCGGGCTGCCGCCTCTGATGTTGTTTGGGATGCTCGGCGTGTTCATGAAGACCTTGAAGGACGGTTCGGAGGACAAGGCGGAAGCAGGGACGCCGGAATCATGAAGACCAACACTGCCTTTGCGCCGCTGAATCAAGGTATGTCGCGCGTGACGACGCGCGTGCTGATTGTCCTGTCGGTGCTGGGCCTTGGAGCCGTGCTGTACCGGTTCCTCTTTGGCCTTGGCGCCGCGACGAACCTGTCGAACCAGTATCCCTGGGGCATTTGGAAAGCCATCAGCGTAGCCGCGGCGGTGGCTCTGGCCACGGGCGGTTTCACCACGGCGGCGCTTGTCCATGTATTTCACCGGCGGGCCTATGATTCCATCTCCCGGGTGGCGCTGCTGATTGGCGTGCTCGGGTACACCTTCGGCTGCGTGAGCCTCGCCGTGGATATCGGCCGCTACTACAATATCTGGCATCCCGCCTGGCCGACGATGTGGCAGGGCAACTCGGTGTTGTTCGAAGTGGCCATGTGCATCATGTCTTACCTTATGATCTTGTACATCGAATTCACGCCGATCGTCTGCGAGCGGTTTCGCGGCCGTGTCGCGTTGCCCG from Candidatus Hydrogenedentota bacterium encodes:
- a CDS encoding 4Fe-4S dicluster domain-containing protein, whose translation is ESAPPEDAYGVLVDTTECVGCRKCEWACNKEHHLTQAPLEAYEDTAVFEQGRRMDDKAYTVVNRFENERNPEEPVYVKYQCMHCVQPACVSACLVGALQKDPHGAVTYDAWKCIGCRYCMVACPFEVPAYEYGNALTPAVRKCSFCFERTAREGETPACVAMCPPMALTYGKRTELIAFAHEKIAMYPDRYVDHVYGEHEAGGTSWLYLASAPLEELGLPALGDAPVQHLAETIQHSVFKFGLPPLMLFGMLGVFMKTLKDGSEDKAEAGTPES